A part of Rosettibacter firmus genomic DNA contains:
- a CDS encoding T9SS type A sorting domain-containing protein, producing the protein MKKILVILGILLSISLIEKVYACSCEWYGPFLKVAKGADLVALVKIKSYGSFSGDMPMSMEVEIIELLKGDDTRKTVKVWGDTGLLCRPYLRRFQSDSIWVLALFKSSEGYFRHPDEREGDYNISICGEYYLKIKNDTVIGLIENVNYNDPPQYMSLTNFLTSAKQILTSVEEEIPYFFELSQNYPNPFNPTTKISFSVPKDSHVSLKVFDILGREVAVLANRVFLAGRYELDFNASNLPSGTYIYKLRTEDKTITKKMLLIK; encoded by the coding sequence ATGAAAAAAATATTAGTAATCTTGGGTATACTTCTTTCTATTTCTCTGATTGAAAAAGTATATGCTTGCAGTTGCGAATGGTATGGCCCCTTTTTAAAAGTAGCTAAAGGTGCAGATCTCGTTGCTTTAGTAAAAATCAAAAGCTATGGTTCATTCTCTGGTGATATGCCAATGTCAATGGAGGTTGAAATAATAGAGCTTTTAAAGGGTGATGATACTAGAAAGACCGTTAAAGTATGGGGAGATACTGGATTACTTTGTCGGCCATATCTTAGGAGATTCCAAAGTGACAGTATTTGGGTATTGGCATTGTTCAAAAGTAGTGAAGGTTATTTTAGACATCCAGACGAAAGAGAAGGTGATTATAATATATCCATTTGTGGTGAATATTATTTGAAAATTAAAAACGATACTGTTATTGGTTTGATTGAAAATGTTAATTATAATGATCCGCCTCAATATATGAGTCTTACGAATTTCCTTACTTCAGCAAAGCAAATACTTACATCAGTCGAAGAAGAAATCCCATATTTCTTCGAACTGAGTCAAAACTATCCTAACCCGTTCAATCCAACAACAAAAATTAGTTTTTCAGTTCCTAAAGACAGTCATGTTTCGTTGAAGGTGTTTGACATACTTGGTCGAGAAGTAGCTGTGTTGGCAAATCGAGTATTTTTAGCTGGTAGATATGAGCTCGATTTTAATGCAAGTAATCTTCCAAGTGGTACTTACATATATAAATTAAGGACGGAAGATAAAACTATAACGAAGAAGATGTTGCTTATTAAATAA
- a CDS encoding T9SS type A sorting domain-containing protein, producing MLEIERDPKYSPTFIPYNSALDIVNGNSRFNTTIHANGNYFHDQFPPEVVTALITKFLPLSASISGPTSLAINQSGNWTASALGGTPSYHYQWWYMHPSNMLQSFSIIKPNNIPVDTWFTLGTDSPTLSRYDSQNFNLKCVVTDATNTQVTSNIISVIVGSSLAKISGTDKEQANNKLTLAEELPTEYSMGNYPNPFNPTTKISFAIPQDSYISLKVFDVLGREVAVLANRVFSAGRYEVDFNASNLPSGTYIYSLRTDNKIITNKMLLVK from the coding sequence ATGCTTGAAATTGAGAGAGATCCAAAATATAGTCCGACATTCATTCCATATAATAGTGCATTAGATATTGTAAATGGAAATTCGAGATTTAATACAACAATCCATGCCAATGGTAATTATTTCCATGATCAATTCCCTCCTGAAGTTGTTACTGCATTAATAACTAAATTTCTACCTCTTTCAGCGTCAATATCTGGTCCAACCTCTTTAGCAATTAATCAAAGTGGAAATTGGACAGCATCTGCATTAGGAGGAACTCCATCATATCATTATCAATGGTGGTACATGCACCCTTCAAATATGCTTCAATCATTCAGTATTATTAAACCTAATAATATTCCAGTAGATACTTGGTTTACATTAGGAACAGACAGTCCCACACTTTCAAGATATGATTCGCAGAATTTTAATCTCAAGTGTGTTGTTACGGATGCAACAAATACACAAGTTACTTCGAATATTATAAGTGTTATTGTTGGCAGTTCTTTGGCAAAAATATCGGGCACAGATAAAGAACAAGCAAATAATAAGTTAACTTTAGCTGAAGAACTCCCAACAGAGTATTCCATGGGAAATTATCCGAACCCGTTCAATCCAACAACTAAAATCAGTTTTGCAATTCCACAAGACAGTTATATTTCGTTGAAAGTTTTTGACGTACTTGGTCGAGAAGTTGCTGTATTGGCAAATCGAGTATTTTCAGCTGGTAGATATGAGGTTGATTTTAATGCAAGTAATCTTCCGAGTGGAACTTATATCTATAGTTTGAGAACGGATAATAAAATCATAACCAATAAGATGTTGCTCGTCAAATAA
- a CDS encoding T9SS type A sorting domain-containing protein gives MKKLLFIILLPIISFAQDNLATERWSPPIEIKSIISYFPKGVNTPYINPAGNILYFESEGRIYFIEKSDSSWSSPHNIQIDGSNQFSYPKIAPSNNRLFFVIEKNSRKNLFYIEREDEHHNWSDIRSCGDYINNDSIYIEDYVLQNDTTIFLSIGFSMYYSKYERAINNWGPLIKSPDFYYDFFPGNFGGTFINLDYTKVYHTSLFMVATIIDGQMYDFLKFNLVVRYKDFQNHFGQSFLLNINADIDSVYGKKIPNYNYFALSPSLTKNGKTLFFAVKYADTTRIYYSNMIVDENGEIVNVVENINNTIPSTYYLSQNYPNPFNSITKIRYAVPKSSHISIRVFDILGNEITTLVDQFKNIGNYEIEFNANHLSSGVYFYQLVAENNVLTKKLILIK, from the coding sequence ATGAAAAAATTATTATTCATTATATTATTGCCAATTATATCTTTTGCACAAGATAATCTTGCGACTGAAAGATGGAGTCCTCCAATAGAAATTAAAAGTATTATCTCATACTTCCCTAAAGGAGTTAATACTCCATATATCAATCCTGCGGGGAATATCTTGTATTTCGAATCAGAAGGACGGATTTATTTTATTGAAAAAAGTGATTCGAGTTGGTCGTCTCCTCATAATATTCAAATTGATGGAAGCAACCAATTTAGTTATCCCAAAATAGCACCAAGCAACAATAGATTATTTTTTGTTATTGAAAAAAATAGTCGAAAAAATCTCTTTTATATTGAAAGAGAAGATGAACATCACAATTGGAGTGATATTAGAAGTTGTGGTGATTATATAAATAATGATTCAATTTATATCGAAGATTATGTTCTTCAAAATGATACAACTATATTCCTTTCAATCGGATTCAGCATGTATTATTCAAAATATGAAAGGGCAATAAATAATTGGGGCCCATTAATTAAAAGCCCGGATTTTTATTATGATTTTTTCCCGGGTAATTTTGGAGGCACATTCATTAATCTCGATTATACAAAGGTTTATCATACAAGCTTATTTATGGTGGCAACCATAATTGACGGCCAAATGTATGATTTTCTAAAATTTAATTTGGTTGTAAGATACAAAGATTTCCAAAATCATTTTGGGCAAAGCTTTTTATTAAATATAAATGCTGATATAGATTCGGTATATGGTAAAAAAATACCAAATTATAATTACTTTGCCTTATCTCCTTCATTAACAAAAAACGGAAAGACATTATTCTTCGCTGTAAAATATGCAGATACGACAAGGATATATTATTCCAATATGATTGTTGATGAAAATGGAGAAATTGTGAATGTAGTGGAAAATATTAATAATACTATTCCCAGTACGTATTACTTATCGCAAAATTATCCGAATCCATTTAATTCTATTACAAAAATTAGATATGCAGTACCTAAGAGTAGCCATATTTCAATAAGAGTATTTGATATTCTTGGGAATGAAATAACCACATTAGTCGACCAGTTTAAAAATATTGGGAACTATGAAATTGAATTCAATGCTAATCATCTATCAAGTGGCGTTTACTTCTATCAACTAGTCGCTGAAAATAATGTTCTTACAAAAAAATTAATATTGATAAAATAA
- a CDS encoding T9SS type A sorting domain-containing protein, with product MRIDNVNYRDSIVIYNRGLSLLRIDSIKCINTNYALSFVSSNQSYGWKTLEEYSNPDNAIEILPDDSIKLRLSIAYILVKQMKASYDQIDTMYFYNNSINSPIKTVKITNKFVMGSVEDETVPVEFSLSQNYPNPFNSSTKISFSLKRGSHIVLTVYDAMGKKIKELIRGYLNAGNYDVIFDEHKLSSGIYFYRLLVDSKSTTRKMLLLK from the coding sequence TTGAGAATCGATAACGTAAATTATCGAGATAGTATTGTAATATATAATAGAGGACTATCCTTATTAAGAATCGATTCAATAAAATGTATTAACACAAATTATGCTCTGAGTTTTGTTTCGAGCAATCAATCATATGGGTGGAAAACACTCGAAGAATATTCAAATCCAGATAATGCGATTGAAATTTTACCAGATGATTCTATTAAATTACGTTTGAGTATTGCATATATTTTAGTAAAGCAAATGAAAGCCAGTTATGACCAGATAGATACAATGTATTTCTACAATAATTCAATAAACTCGCCAATTAAAACAGTAAAAATTACGAATAAGTTTGTAATGGGTAGTGTTGAAGACGAAACAGTTCCAGTTGAATTTAGTTTGTCACAAAATTATCCGAATCCATTTAATTCCAGTACAAAGATTTCATTTTCATTAAAGAGAGGTTCGCATATAGTTCTAACCGTTTACGATGCGATGGGTAAGAAAATAAAAGAGCTAATTCGTGGATATTTAAATGCTGGCAACTATGATGTAATATTTGATGAACACAAATTATCAAGTGGTATTTATTTCTATCGTTTACTGGTTGATTCAAAAAGTACGACAAGGAAAATGTTACTTTTAAAATAA
- a CDS encoding T9SS type A sorting domain-containing protein: protein MAENNWWGTASPPSNKFNAVANSSIDYYPYLTSPPGLSIRESDPYTSTAMPVSLKIASGVTSTTSNDLSSNSLFDDEDIKTALQFEIEQEYQSAFDIYEKVFKKELNTAKGRYALVRLGDCFFKLNRKGIDKYLPDISESYKSLKKDEISVIALDLINRELLTNREYEKVAENMKKIKNEFRINSEIEKSALYGLISLYVNCLGDTKSASNYYEELKQKFPEDKLLTDSQILLGNQYDASLNEKMVNDNVSTKHEEFVLTTSNYPNPFNPTTTISYTLPEDGKVSIKIIDILGREVTTLYDGYNTSGKHSVIWNARDVASGIYFYSINFNNQKFYKKILLMK from the coding sequence ATGGCAGAAAATAACTGGTGGGGAACAGCAAGTCCTCCTTCTAATAAATTTAATGCTGTTGCAAATAGCAGTATTGATTATTACCCCTATTTAACAAGTCCTCCAGGTCTATCAATAAGAGAATCAGACCCTTATACTTCAACAGCAATGCCGGTATCATTGAAGATAGCAAGCGGTGTTACTTCTACTACTTCAAACGATTTGTCTTCAAATTCGTTATTTGATGATGAAGACATAAAGACGGCATTGCAATTTGAAATCGAACAAGAATATCAATCTGCATTTGATATTTACGAGAAGGTATTTAAGAAGGAATTAAATACTGCAAAAGGTAGATATGCCTTGGTAAGATTAGGTGATTGTTTCTTTAAGCTGAATAGAAAAGGTATTGATAAATACTTACCTGATATATCTGAGTCTTATAAAAGCTTAAAGAAAGATGAAATTTCAGTAATTGCACTCGATTTAATAAACCGCGAATTACTTACAAACAGAGAATATGAAAAAGTAGCAGAAAATATGAAGAAAATTAAAAATGAGTTCAGAATAAATTCAGAGATTGAAAAGAGTGCATTATATGGACTTATTTCATTGTATGTTAACTGTCTTGGTGATACAAAATCAGCTTCAAATTATTACGAAGAACTAAAACAAAAATTTCCTGAAGATAAATTGCTAACCGATAGTCAAATACTTCTAGGTAATCAGTATGATGCTTCTCTAAATGAAAAAATGGTAAATGATAATGTATCGACAAAACATGAAGAATTCGTTTTGACAACAAGTAATTATCCGAATCCATTCAACCCAACGACAACAATTAGCTATACGTTACCAGAGGACGGCAAAGTAAGCATAAAGATAATTGATATATTGGGGAGAGAAGTAACCACATTATATGATGGTTATAATACATCTGGGAAACACAGTGTAATATGGAATGCAAGAGATGTAGCAAGCGGAATTTATTTCTACAGCATTAATTTCAATAATCAGAAGTTCTATAAGAAGATATTGTTGATGAAATAA